One Marmota flaviventris isolate mMarFla1 chromosome 16, mMarFla1.hap1, whole genome shotgun sequence DNA segment encodes these proteins:
- the Haus1 gene encoding HAUS augmin-like complex subunit 1: MEAREEKEAQVAAWLKKIFGDHPIPQYEVNPRTTEILYHLSERNKVRDRDVHLVIEDLKQKASEYESEAKHLQDLLMESVNFSPANLSSTGSRYLNALVDSAVALETKDTSLASFIPAVNDLTSDLFRTKSKNEEIKLELGKLEKNLTATLVLEKCLQEDLKKAELHLSTERAKVDNRLQNMDFLKAKSEEFRFGIKAAEEQLSARGMDASLSHQSLLALSEKLAELKRQTVPLKKKLESYLDLMPNPSLAQVKIEEAKRELDTIEAELTKKVDMMEL, encoded by the exons ATGGAGGCGAGGGAGGAAAAAGAAGCCCAG GTCGCTGcgtggttaaaaaaaatatttggagatcaTCCTATTCCACAGTATGAGGTGAACCCACGGACCACAGAGATTTTATATCACCTTTCAGAACGCAACAAGGTCCGGGACAGGGACGTCCACCTGGTAATAGAGGACTTGAAACAGAAAGCAAGCGAATATGAATCTGAAG CTAAGCATCTTCAAGACCTTCTCATGGAGAGTGTGAATTTTTCCCCTGCCAATCTGTCTAGCACTGGTTCCAGGTATCTGAATGCTTTGGTTGACAGTGCAGTGGCCCTTGAAACAAAGGACACCTCACTAGCAAG ttttatcCCTGCAGTGAATGATTTGACCTCTGATCTTTTTCGTACCAAATCCAAAAATGAAGAGATAAAGCTTGAATtgggaaaacttgaaaaaaatctaaCTGCAACTTTAGTATTAGAAAAATGTCTACAAGA gGATCTCAAGAAGGCAGAACTGCATCTGTCTACTGAAAGGGCCAAAGTTGACAATCGTCTTCAGAACATGGACTTCCTAAAAGCCAAGTCAGAGGAGTTCAGATTTGGAATCAAAGCTGCAGAG GAACAGCTTTCAGCTAGGGGCATGGATGCATCCCTGTCTCATCAGTCACTACTAGCACTGTCAGAG AAATTGGCAGAACTAAAACGACAGACTGTACCTTTGAAGAAAAAGTTGGAGTCTTATTTAGATTTAATGCcg aatcCATCACTTGCTCAAGTGAAAATTGAAGAAGCAAAAAGAGAATTA
- the Atp5f1a gene encoding ATP synthase subunit alpha, mitochondrial, whose amino-acid sequence MLSVRVAAAVARALPRRAGLVSKNALGSSFIAARNLHASNTHLQKIGTAEMSSILEERILGADTSVDLEETGRVLSIGDGIARVHGLRNVQAEEMVEFSSGLKGMSLNLEPDNVGVVVFGNDKLIKEGDIVKRTGAIVDVPVGEELLGRVVDALGNAIDGKGPIGSKIRRRVGLKAPGIIPRISVREPMQTGIKAVDSLVPIGRGQRELIIGDRQTGKTSIAIDTIINQKRFNDGSDEKKKLYCIYVAIGQKRSTVAQLVKRLTDADAMKYTIVVSATASDAAPLQYLAPYSGCSMGEYFRDNGKHALIIYDDLSKQAVAYRQMSLLLRRPPGREAYPGDVFYLHSRLLERAAKMNDSFGGGSLTALPVIETQAGDVSAYIPTNVISITDGQIFLETELFYKGIRPAINVGLSVSRVGSAAQTRAMKQVAGTMKLELAQYREVAAFAQFGSDLDAATQQLLSRGVRLTELLKQGQYSPMAIEEQVAVIYAGVRGYLDKLEPSKITKFENAFLSHVISQHQALLGTIRADGKISEQSDAKLKEIVTNFLAGFEA is encoded by the exons ATGCTGTCCGTGCGCGTCGCCGCGGCCGTGGCCCGCGCCCTCCCTCGGCGGGCCGGGCTG GTCTCCAAAAATGCTTTGGGATCATCCTTCATTGCTGCAAGGAACCTCCATGCCTCTAACACCCATCTTCAGAAGATTG GCACTGCTGAGATGTCCTCTATTCTTGAAGAGCGTATTCTTGGAGCTGATACATCTGTTGACCTTGAAGAAACTGGGCGTGTCTTAAGTATTGGTGATGGTATTGCCCGAGTTCATGGGCTGAGGAATGTTCAAGCAGAAGAAATGGTAGAGTTTTCTTCAGGCTTAAAG GGTATGTCTCTGAACTTGGAACCAGACAATGTTGGTGTTGTCGTGTTTGGGAATGATAAACTAATTAAAGAAGGAGATATTGTTAAGAGGACAGGAGCCATTGTGGATGTTCCAGTTGGCGAGGAGCTGTTGGGTCGTGTAGTAGATGCCCTTGGTAATGCCATTGATGGAAAG ggTCCAATTGGTTCCAAGATACGTAGGCGAGTGGGCCTGAAAGCCCCTGGAATCATTCCTCGAATCTCTGTGAGGGAACCAATGCAGACTGGCATTAAGGCTGTGGATAGCTTGGTGCCAATTGGACGTGGTCAACGTGAGCTGATTATTGGTGACAGACAGACTGG GAAAACATCGATTGCTATTGACACAATTATTAACCAGAAACGTTTCAATGATGGATCTGATGAAAAGAAGAAGCTGTATTGTATCTATGTTGCTATTGGTCAAAAGCGATCCACTGTTGCTCAGTTGGTGAAGAGACTTACAGATGCAG ATGCTATGAAGTACACCATTGTGGTATCAGCCACTGCTTCTGATGCTGCCCCACTTCAGTACCTGGCTCCTTACTCTGGCTGTTCTATGGGAGAATATTTTAGAGATAATGGCAAACATGCTTTGATCATCTATGATGACTTATCCAAACAG GCTGTTGCATACCGTCAGATGTCTCTGTTGCTACGCCGACCCCCTGGTCGTGAAGCCTATCCTGGTGATGTGTTCTACCTACACTCCCGACTGCTGGAAAGAGCAGCCAAAATGAACGATTCTTTTGGTGGTGGCTCCTTGACTGCTTTACCAGTCATAGAAACACAGGCTGGTGATGTGTCTGCTTACATTCCAACAAATGTCATTTCCATCACTGATGGACAg ATCTTCTTGGAAACAGAATTGTTCTATAAAGGTATCCGCCCTGCTATTAACGTTGGTTTATCTGTGTCCCGAGTCGGATCTGCTGCCCAAACTAGGGCTATGAAGCAG GTGGCAGGTACCATGAAGTTGGAATTGGCTCAGTATCGTGAGGTTGCTGCTTTTGCACAGTTTGGTTCTGATCTTGATGCTGCCACTCAACAACTCTTGAGTCGTGGTGTGCGTCTGACTGAGTTGCTGAAGCAAGGACAGTATT ctcCCATGGCTATTGAAGAACAAGTGGCCGTTATCTATGCCGGTGTAAGGGGATATCTTGATAAACTGGAGCCCAGCAAGATCACCAAGTTTGAGAATGCTTTCTTGTCTCATGTGATCAGTCAACACCAAGCCCTCTTGGGCACTATCAG GGCTGATGGGAAGATCTC